One window of the Periophthalmus magnuspinnatus isolate fPerMag1 chromosome 6, fPerMag1.2.pri, whole genome shotgun sequence genome contains the following:
- the hsf4 gene encoding heat shock factor protein 4 has translation MQESPGAMGVDGSYASNVPAFLTKLWTLVEDPDTNHLICWSATGTSFHVFDQGRFAKEVLPKYFKHNNMASFVRQLNMYGFRKVVNIEQSGLVKPERDDTEFQHLYFLQGHEHMLEHIKRKVSIVKSEETKVRQEDLSKLLYEVQLLRTQQDNMECQMQDMKQQNEVLWREVVSLRQNHTQQQKVMNKLIQFLFSQMQPTSPSTVGLKRKLPLMLDDGSPSPPASKFSHSHQVEPMNDSFYIQSPSSDSASCSASGMAGGPIISDVTEMSHTPMAMHMQTEETREKCMMLIKEEPVSPGVRGGGGAKGGSVGADPAGLSTCEVCPTEPPVLPVALVQSVLEGRGSTGPVGDRRSKRMAPERGEVSEAVENVDMSLEELQQLLLRNHQHSSVEVGASTAIDPFSLSLPLTEWNFNEMDPNLKSYMFHNQEAEAFPANDCEEQ, from the exons ATGCAGGAGTCTCCTGGTGCCATGGGTGTTGATGGCAGCTATGCCAGTAACGTCCCAGCCTTTCTGACCAAGCTGTGGACCCTCGTGGAGGATCCTGACACAAACCACCTCATCTGCTGGAGTGCT ACTGGGACAagtttccatgtatttgaccaGGGACGCTTCGCTAAGGAGGTGTTGCCAAAGTACTTCAAGCACAACAACATGGCAAGTTTTGTACGGCAGCTAAACATGT ATGGTTTCCGTAAGGTGGTCAACATTGAACAGAGTGGATTAGTGAAACCAGAGAGAGACGACACAGAGTTCCAGCACTTGTATTTCCTGCAGGGACACGAGCACATGTTGGAACATATTAAGAGGAAG GTGTCCATTGTGAAAAGTGAGGAAACTAAAGTGAGGCAAGAAGACTTGAGCAAACTGCTGTATGAAGTCCAACTCCTGAGGACACAGCAAGACAACATGGAGTGTCAGATGCAAGACATGAAACA GCAGAATGAGGTGCTGTGGAGAGAGGTAGTGTCACTGAGACAGAATCACACGCAGCAGCAAAAGGTCATGAACAAG CTGATCCAGTTTCTGTTCAGCCAGATGCAGCCCACCTCCCCCAGCACTGTGGGCCTGAAGAGAAAGCT GCCACTGATGTTGGATGATGGCTCTCCCAGCCCACCTGCCTCTAAATTCAGCCATAGCCACCAAGTGGAGCCTATGAACGACTCTTTTTACATTCAGTCG CCTTCCAGTGACAGTGCCTCATGCTCTGCCAGTGGGATGGCTGGAGGACCAATCATATCAGATGTCACTGAGATGTCCCACACCCCAATGGCCATGCACatgcagacagaggagacaag GGAAAAGTGCATGATGCTGATAAAAGAGGAGCCAGTGAGTCCAGgcgtgagaggaggaggaggggccaaAGGGGGCAGTGTTGGAGCAGATCCTGCAGGCCTGAGCACATGTGAGGTGTGCCCCACAGAGCCCCCTGTCCTGCCTGTGGCCCTGGTCCAGTCTGTTCTGGAGGGGAGGGGCTCTACTGGACCtgtgggggacaggaggagtAAGAGAATGGCCCCAGAAAG aGGGGAGGTGTCAGAGGCTGTGGAGAATGTGGACATGAGTCTGGAGGAGCTGCAGCAGCTGCTGCTCAGGAACCACCAGCACAGTTCAGTGGAGGTCGGGGCCAGCACTGCTATAGAT CCCTTCAGTCTCAGTCTGCCTCTCACAGAGTGGAACTTCAATGAGATGGACCCAAACCTCAAATCT TATATGTTCCACAACCAGGAAGCGGAGGCATTTCCAGCCAATGACTGTGAAGAGCAGTGA